One genomic region from Jiangella sp. DSM 45060 encodes:
- a CDS encoding FGGY-family carbohydrate kinase, translated as MGVLLGIDIGTTATKAVALDPARGVVGSWSRPAAIDSPVPGHAQADPEHWWANVCALTKEAGELPVDAVAVTGMVPAVILLDDDGEPLTPSIQQNDVRAEREIAELTARLAGADVLGTTGSAISAQSVGPKLMWLARHAGGALDAARAVVGSYDFVAARLTGRVTVEANWALESGLWDLSAAEWSEPLLRAAGVSHDLLPPVLGGGERIGVVTEPAAAATGLRAGTPVYTGGADHVLSTLASGITEPGQVLVKVGGAGDILAVSREPIVDERLYLDLHAVPGRYLPNGCMAASGSAIRWFAERLAGAAPLPVLDAEAAAVPAGANGVVFLPYLLGEKTPVNDPLARGAFAGLYLGAGREVLYRAVLEGIAYGFRQHVDVLADLGLPVGSVRLSDGGARSRLFAGIISDVLGRPVERLGPHQSSALGAAYVAGMGAGAFTDWSAVERLVDVVDTIEPAPEHAAAHLAGYGVYSALYPALRGIRPPGGRL; from the coding sequence ATGGGCGTGCTGCTGGGCATCGACATCGGAACGACCGCCACCAAGGCGGTCGCGCTCGATCCGGCGCGCGGCGTCGTCGGGTCCTGGTCGCGCCCGGCGGCGATCGACAGTCCTGTCCCCGGCCATGCGCAGGCCGACCCGGAGCACTGGTGGGCGAACGTCTGCGCGCTCACCAAGGAGGCCGGTGAGCTGCCGGTGGACGCCGTCGCCGTCACCGGCATGGTCCCCGCGGTGATCCTCCTCGACGATGACGGCGAGCCGCTCACCCCGTCGATCCAGCAGAACGACGTGCGGGCCGAACGCGAGATCGCGGAGCTGACCGCGCGGCTGGCCGGTGCGGACGTCCTGGGGACGACCGGGTCGGCGATCAGCGCGCAGTCGGTGGGCCCGAAGCTGATGTGGCTGGCCAGGCATGCGGGCGGCGCGCTGGACGCCGCGCGTGCGGTGGTGGGGTCGTACGACTTCGTCGCCGCCCGGCTGACCGGACGGGTCACCGTCGAGGCGAACTGGGCGCTGGAGAGCGGACTGTGGGACCTGTCCGCCGCCGAGTGGTCCGAGCCACTGCTCCGAGCTGCCGGGGTGTCGCACGACCTGCTGCCGCCGGTGCTGGGCGGCGGCGAGCGGATCGGCGTGGTGACGGAGCCGGCCGCGGCGGCGACCGGCCTGCGTGCCGGCACGCCGGTGTACACCGGCGGCGCCGACCACGTGCTGTCGACGCTCGCCTCCGGGATCACCGAGCCCGGCCAGGTGCTGGTGAAGGTCGGCGGGGCCGGGGACATCCTCGCCGTCTCGCGCGAGCCGATCGTCGACGAGCGCCTGTACCTCGACCTCCATGCGGTGCCCGGGCGCTATCTGCCCAACGGCTGCATGGCGGCCAGCGGAAGCGCGATCCGCTGGTTCGCCGAGCGGCTCGCCGGTGCGGCGCCGTTGCCGGTCCTGGACGCTGAGGCCGCCGCGGTGCCGGCCGGTGCGAACGGCGTCGTCTTCCTGCCCTACCTGCTGGGCGAGAAGACCCCCGTCAACGACCCGCTCGCCCGGGGCGCGTTCGCCGGCCTGTATCTGGGCGCCGGCCGCGAGGTTCTGTACCGGGCCGTGCTCGAAGGCATCGCGTACGGATTCCGCCAGCACGTCGACGTCCTCGCGGACCTCGGCCTGCCCGTCGGCTCGGTCCGCCTCTCCGACGGCGGCGCCCGCTCACGGCTGTTCGCCGGCATCATCAGCGACGTGCTCGGCCGGCCGGTCGAACGGCTCGGCCCGCACCAGAGCTCGGCGCTGGGCGCCGCGTACGTCGCCGGCATGGGGGCCGGCGCGTTCACCGACTGGTCCGCCGTCGAACGGCTGGTCGACGTGGTCGACACCATCGAGCCGGCTCCGGAGCACGCCGCCGCCCACCTGGCCGGCTACGGCGTCTACTCGGCGCTCTACCCGGCGCTGCGGGGCATCCGCCCGCCCGGCGGGCGGCTGTAG
- a CDS encoding DeoR/GlpR family DNA-binding transcription regulator, translating to MYAPVGGRYARFRALVKANSCKFVHDRAVDSAYQAKQSMIERGSIIGHGKEGGSVLMTTRHELIRRELVSTGFVTTSALSDRFGVDVSTIRRDLAMLERDGVLKRSHGGATAVAAPGEQDIPYRLKRTKRLTQKRAIAAHAAGLVSEGQILVIDSGSTTYAFVERLRALNSLTVVTNDLRVAKFSAEQSGWTLLVTGGQLVEGVYTLIGDHAVRLLGEVRADWAFLGADAVDPVAGITNSGLEESKAKRAMIAAARAAVVLADSSKLGRRSLCPVASVDDIDHLITDDDLPAADREAYGERLTCVAVDPSVSDGA from the coding sequence GTGTACGCGCCGGTGGGAGGACGCTACGCCCGATTTCGCGCACTCGTCAAGGCAAATTCGTGTAAATTCGTGCACGACAGGGCAGTGGATAGCGCCTACCAGGCGAAACAGTCCATGATCGAGCGCGGTAGCATCATCGGACACGGAAAAGAGGGCGGATCTGTGCTGATGACCACACGTCACGAGCTCATACGCCGAGAGCTCGTCTCGACCGGTTTCGTCACGACCAGCGCGCTGAGCGATCGGTTCGGCGTCGATGTCTCCACCATCCGCAGGGACCTGGCGATGCTCGAGCGCGACGGTGTGCTCAAGCGCAGCCATGGCGGCGCGACCGCCGTCGCCGCCCCGGGCGAGCAGGACATCCCCTATCGGCTCAAGCGCACCAAACGGCTGACCCAGAAACGGGCCATCGCCGCGCACGCCGCGGGACTCGTCTCCGAGGGCCAGATCCTCGTGATCGACAGCGGGTCCACCACGTACGCCTTCGTCGAGCGGCTGCGGGCGCTGAACTCTCTGACGGTGGTCACGAACGACCTGCGTGTCGCCAAGTTCAGCGCCGAGCAGTCCGGCTGGACGCTGCTGGTCACCGGCGGGCAACTGGTCGAGGGGGTCTACACGCTCATCGGCGACCACGCCGTCCGGCTGCTCGGCGAGGTCCGCGCCGACTGGGCGTTCCTGGGCGCCGACGCGGTCGACCCGGTCGCGGGCATCACCAACTCCGGGTTGGAGGAGAGCAAGGCCAAGCGGGCCATGATCGCCGCGGCGCGCGCCGCGGTGGTGCTGGCCGACAGCAGCAAGCTCGGGCGCCGGTCGCTGTGCCCGGTCGCGAGCGTCGACGACATCGACCATCTGATCACCGATGACGATCTGCCGGCGGCCGACCGCGAGGCCTACGGCGAGCGGCTCACGTGCGTCGCCGTCGACCCATCGGTCTCGGACGGCGCCTGA
- a CDS encoding BtpA/SgcQ family protein, with protein sequence MTVITELFGKQKALIAMAHLPALPGYPLYDERGGIAAIKAAVARDVAILASSGFDAVLFCNENDRPYSTMAGPEATAAMTAVVTEVARDLTIPFGVDVLWDPKAAIAIAHATGAAFVREVFTGVYASELGLWDTDANAALKFRRAIGASNVKLFFNITAEFAAPLDSRRIGQIAHSAVFSSLADGILVSGSATGVAAELEKVREAKDAVRDVAVLANTGITAASVGAVLSAADGVIVGSSLKKDGNTWNEVDAERVTEFVAAATASGHWRPGA encoded by the coding sequence GTGACCGTCATCACCGAACTGTTCGGCAAGCAGAAGGCCCTCATCGCGATGGCCCACCTGCCCGCCCTGCCCGGCTACCCGCTGTACGACGAGCGCGGCGGCATCGCCGCGATCAAGGCGGCCGTGGCCCGAGACGTCGCGATCCTGGCGTCGAGCGGGTTCGACGCGGTGTTGTTCTGCAACGAGAACGACCGTCCCTACAGCACCATGGCCGGGCCCGAGGCGACGGCGGCCATGACGGCGGTGGTCACCGAGGTGGCCCGCGACCTCACGATCCCGTTCGGCGTCGACGTCCTCTGGGATCCGAAGGCCGCGATCGCCATCGCCCACGCGACCGGCGCGGCGTTCGTGCGCGAGGTCTTCACCGGCGTCTACGCCAGTGAGCTGGGGCTCTGGGACACCGACGCGAACGCCGCGCTGAAGTTCCGCCGCGCCATCGGCGCCTCGAACGTGAAGCTGTTCTTCAACATCACCGCCGAGTTCGCCGCGCCGCTCGACTCCCGGCGCATCGGGCAGATCGCGCACAGCGCGGTCTTCAGCTCGCTGGCCGACGGCATCCTCGTCTCCGGTTCCGCGACCGGGGTCGCCGCGGAGTTGGAGAAGGTCAGGGAGGCCAAGGACGCGGTCCGCGACGTCGCCGTCCTCGCCAACACGGGGATCACCGCGGCGAGCGTCGGCGCCGTGCTGTCCGCCGCCGACGGCGTGATCGTCGGGTCCTCGCTCAAGAAGGACGGCAACACCTGGAACGAGGTCGACGCGGAGCGCGTGACGGAGTTCGTCGCGGCCGCGACGGCCAGCGGCCACTGGCGGCCCGGGGCCTGA
- a CDS encoding extracellular solute-binding protein, which yields MILTACGSGDGTGDGTTESGTVEIWLSDWGPEYEPYWEEIAQEFSTDGVDVELRFVGGSDAHQQYVTAISSQTAPCIGLVGNTWVPEFASLGALMPTGQSAEEVQEQYVSAAADSVTYEDEVYGYPWNAAVRALVYRADLFEQAGLEPPATWDDVVEVGEAFQAAYPDMHGFGVAGGGQWYYLPNVWAWGGEIATQEDDGTWVSRMDEPEAVDAYSFYAELLTEHGLSPEGAMNWNGGDLVNAFNQNQIGMFVAGNWDLKSLLLQNPEMEAKVGTAPMPEGPGGSNATFIGGSDFVIFDSCELPDKAKEIVDYILDPQRLVEITSQLGFMPAKLDALELESTSGSYSSELWKVFPDQLETARFVPATPAWGGVEATGELVNALHAIIGGSEPQGVMDGLAQTMDDILGDG from the coding sequence GTGATCCTCACCGCGTGCGGCTCCGGCGACGGCACGGGTGACGGCACCACCGAGTCGGGGACGGTGGAGATCTGGCTGAGCGACTGGGGCCCCGAGTACGAGCCCTACTGGGAGGAGATCGCCCAGGAGTTCAGCACCGACGGCGTCGACGTCGAACTGCGCTTCGTCGGCGGCAGCGACGCCCACCAGCAGTACGTCACCGCCATCAGCAGCCAGACCGCCCCGTGCATCGGGCTGGTCGGGAACACCTGGGTGCCCGAGTTCGCCTCGCTGGGTGCTCTCATGCCGACCGGCCAGTCGGCCGAGGAGGTCCAGGAGCAGTACGTCTCCGCCGCCGCTGACAGCGTCACCTACGAGGACGAGGTCTACGGCTACCCGTGGAACGCGGCGGTCCGCGCCCTGGTGTACCGGGCCGACCTGTTCGAACAGGCCGGACTGGAGCCTCCGGCCACCTGGGACGACGTGGTCGAGGTGGGCGAGGCGTTCCAGGCCGCCTATCCGGACATGCACGGCTTCGGCGTCGCCGGCGGCGGGCAGTGGTACTACCTGCCCAACGTCTGGGCATGGGGCGGCGAGATCGCCACCCAGGAGGACGACGGCACCTGGGTCTCGCGCATGGACGAGCCGGAGGCGGTCGACGCCTACTCCTTCTACGCCGAGCTGCTCACCGAGCACGGGCTGTCGCCCGAGGGCGCCATGAACTGGAACGGCGGCGACCTCGTCAACGCCTTCAACCAGAACCAGATCGGCATGTTCGTCGCCGGCAACTGGGACCTCAAGAGCCTGCTGTTGCAGAACCCCGAGATGGAGGCCAAGGTCGGCACCGCGCCGATGCCGGAGGGCCCGGGAGGCAGCAACGCGACCTTCATCGGCGGCAGCGACTTCGTCATCTTCGACAGCTGCGAGCTGCCCGACAAGGCCAAGGAGATCGTCGACTACATCCTGGACCCGCAGCGGCTGGTCGAGATCACCAGCCAGCTCGGGTTCATGCCGGCGAAGCTCGACGCGCTGGAGCTGGAGTCGACGAGCGGCTCGTACTCGTCGGAGCTCTGGAAGGTGTTCCCCGACCAGCTGGAAACGGCGCGCTTCGTGCCGGCCACACCAGCCTGGGGCGGGGTCGAGGCCACCGGTGAGCTGGTCAACGCGCTGCACGCGATCATCGGCGGATCCGAGCCGCAGGGTGTCATGGACGGCCTGGCGCAGACCATGGACGACATCCTGGGAGACGGCTAG
- a CDS encoding carbohydrate ABC transporter permease, with translation MAVRSDVPRQAPLRRAPARRSGSWLVRDHRRYSLVFLLPACIAIAAVIGVPLLNVLWLSLHDGRGVETGEFVGLEHYTDLVTDTQYLSSLVRTIIWVAATVTISMVVALAVALLLNRLPRWAGLLGVVVLLPWAMPRVASGIIWKWMFNDQYGVVNWALTSLGFERFDGFSWFSQGETAFVAIGAASVWQRVPFLAIALYGALSTVDRGVLEAARVDGAGALRTLLRITLPMIMPVLLILIVLSSISSFNSFDYVFVMTTPAGGPNHETELVSILTWVTGFGLLEQGRAAAIAVTSLLVLSALTAVYYRLSREERS, from the coding sequence GTGGCCGTCCGGTCCGACGTGCCGCGACAGGCGCCGCTGCGCCGGGCACCCGCCCGGCGCAGCGGGTCGTGGCTGGTGCGCGACCATCGCCGCTACTCCCTGGTGTTCCTGCTGCCGGCGTGCATCGCCATCGCCGCTGTCATCGGGGTCCCGCTGCTGAACGTGCTCTGGTTGTCGCTGCACGACGGCCGCGGCGTCGAGACCGGCGAGTTCGTGGGCCTCGAGCACTACACGGATCTGGTGACGGACACGCAGTACCTGAGCTCGCTGGTCCGGACGATCATCTGGGTGGCCGCGACCGTCACGATCAGCATGGTCGTCGCCCTGGCGGTGGCGCTGCTGCTGAACCGGCTGCCGCGCTGGGCCGGGCTGCTCGGCGTCGTCGTGCTGCTGCCGTGGGCGATGCCGCGCGTGGCCTCCGGCATCATCTGGAAGTGGATGTTCAACGACCAGTACGGCGTGGTCAACTGGGCGCTGACGTCGCTGGGGTTCGAGCGGTTCGACGGCTTCTCCTGGTTCTCCCAGGGTGAGACGGCGTTCGTCGCGATCGGCGCGGCGAGCGTGTGGCAGCGGGTGCCGTTCCTGGCCATCGCGCTCTACGGCGCGCTCAGCACCGTCGACCGCGGCGTGCTGGAAGCGGCGCGGGTCGACGGCGCCGGCGCGCTGCGCACCCTGCTGCGGATCACGCTGCCGATGATCATGCCGGTGCTGCTCATCCTCATCGTGCTGTCGAGCATCTCGTCGTTCAACTCGTTCGACTACGTGTTCGTCATGACGACGCCGGCCGGCGGACCCAACCACGAGACCGAGCTGGTGTCGATCCTCACGTGGGTCACCGGATTCGGGCTGCTGGAGCAGGGCCGGGCCGCTGCGATCGCCGTCACGTCGCTGCTGGTGCTCAGCGCGTTGACCGCCGTGTACTACCGCCTCAGCAGGGAGGAGCGCTCGTGA
- a CDS encoding carbohydrate ABC transporter permease, whose amino-acid sequence MSRRVTPRRALTGAGLFAATALLIVVCLFPFYWMFVTSIKPETEIFTETPRLWTTNPTFERYGALFEGDFLQQLVNSAIISVATVALTLLLAVVAAYALARLHVRGKTVLLVVLLALQMLPEIVLIIPLYRFAIDAGLINTLIGVVVANLTMTVAFTIWLVRGYLVGIPIEIEEAAWVDGASRFTALWRIVLPLAWPGIAAAAVQGFISAWNELLIAVTFLRKEELKTLPVALQSFFNEYFVDWGGVMAASTLFSIPILVFFGLIQRRLAQGFGGAVKG is encoded by the coding sequence GTGAGCCGCCGGGTGACACCGCGCCGCGCGCTGACCGGCGCCGGGCTGTTCGCGGCGACCGCGCTGCTGATCGTCGTCTGCCTGTTCCCCTTCTACTGGATGTTCGTCACGTCGATCAAACCCGAGACGGAGATCTTCACCGAGACGCCGCGGCTGTGGACCACGAACCCGACGTTCGAGCGCTACGGCGCGCTGTTCGAGGGCGACTTCCTGCAGCAGTTGGTCAACTCGGCGATCATCTCGGTGGCGACGGTCGCGCTGACGCTGCTGCTGGCGGTCGTCGCCGCCTACGCACTGGCCCGGCTGCACGTGCGCGGCAAGACGGTCCTGCTGGTCGTGCTGCTGGCACTGCAGATGCTGCCGGAGATCGTCCTGATCATCCCGCTCTACCGGTTCGCCATCGACGCCGGCCTCATCAACACGCTGATCGGCGTCGTCGTCGCCAACCTGACGATGACCGTGGCGTTCACGATCTGGCTGGTCCGCGGCTACCTCGTCGGCATCCCGATCGAGATCGAGGAGGCCGCTTGGGTCGACGGGGCCAGCCGGTTCACCGCGCTGTGGCGGATCGTGCTGCCGCTGGCCTGGCCCGGCATCGCGGCGGCCGCCGTCCAGGGCTTCATCAGCGCCTGGAACGAACTGCTCATCGCCGTCACGTTCCTGCGCAAGGAGGAGCTCAAGACGCTGCCCGTCGCGCTGCAATCGTTCTTCAACGAGTACTTCGTCGACTGGGGCGGCGTCATGGCCGCTTCGACGCTGTTCTCCATCCCGATCCTGGTGTTCTTCGGGCTGATCCAACGGCGACTGGCCCAGGGCTTCGGAGGCGCCGTGAAGGGATGA
- a CDS encoding twin-arginine translocation signal domain-containing protein produces the protein MDADFRPTPVSRRRLLQGAAAVGAATAVPAMLATPAHALAGWPTFTYAGLPFDRESLAYNPTGELIFPCIRRAEGRAPDPLARYYLYYAPHDAPGGICLAYGDSLSGPFTEYAGNPIVSRTWSPHYSVSHVSSPHVLWNESNRRFYLYFHGENTTTRLARSDDGVHWTYDSIVITTAMLPSNVTETSYARVFRHTIPSKSNTYLMLFMGNQAGTRKIFLAWSNDQRAWSVRQTPVVSPAADGEAQIGNPHLVIKDGVPHVIYNGSSGPIYVTRVGAEFDQEAHLGVLHRGSAGFPDHGRTAAPSFAQEGGTIHMFTESGPRLDARIARSTAPAVAGISFPT, from the coding sequence ATGGATGCCGACTTCCGACCCACTCCTGTCAGCCGTCGGCGGCTGCTTCAAGGTGCCGCAGCCGTCGGCGCGGCCACGGCCGTGCCGGCGATGCTGGCCACGCCGGCGCACGCGCTCGCCGGCTGGCCCACGTTCACCTATGCCGGCCTGCCGTTCGATCGGGAGAGTCTCGCCTACAACCCCACCGGCGAGCTCATCTTTCCCTGCATACGGCGAGCCGAGGGGCGGGCACCGGATCCGCTGGCGCGGTACTACCTGTACTACGCGCCGCATGACGCACCGGGCGGCATCTGTCTGGCGTACGGCGACTCGTTGTCCGGGCCGTTCACCGAGTACGCCGGAAACCCGATCGTGTCGCGCACGTGGTCACCGCACTACAGCGTCTCGCACGTCTCGTCGCCGCACGTCCTGTGGAATGAGTCGAATCGCCGCTTCTACCTGTACTTCCACGGCGAGAACACCACGACCCGGCTGGCGCGGTCCGACGACGGCGTCCACTGGACGTACGACAGCATCGTGATCACCACCGCGATGCTGCCGAGCAACGTCACCGAGACGTCGTACGCCCGGGTGTTCCGCCACACCATTCCGAGCAAGTCCAACACGTACCTCATGCTGTTCATGGGCAACCAGGCCGGCACCCGGAAGATCTTCCTCGCCTGGTCGAACGACCAGCGTGCGTGGTCGGTGCGACAGACTCCGGTGGTGTCCCCGGCGGCCGACGGTGAGGCACAGATCGGCAATCCGCACCTCGTCATCAAGGACGGCGTCCCCCACGTGATCTACAACGGCTCCTCGGGGCCGATCTATGTGACCCGGGTCGGTGCGGAGTTCGACCAGGAGGCACACCTCGGTGTCCTGCATCGTGGCTCGGCGGGCTTTCCCGACCACGGCCGTACGGCGGCGCCGTCGTTCGCCCAGGAGGGCGGCACCATCCACATGTTCACCGAGAGCGGCCCGAGGCTCGACGCGCGCATCGCCCGGTCGACGGCTCCGGCTGTTGCGGGCATCTCGTTCCCGACCTGA
- a CDS encoding IclR family transcriptional regulator, which yields MAAEAPDPPAARTLLRGLTLLEIVAAAPDGISVTAVAAAADLDKGTTSRLLSALRERGYVRQREKDRHYTLGGRAMRLTQAFQVSKAHLSDVAGPHLRALRDQTGETVHLAVREGDSVVYLDEYQPDRSLFVRSSVGRRLDLRVTAMGRAILAALTPHERAAVLARLAPEPVENHADLADLSTEIERAAAHGWATVNRHDDVIRLGAAITDASGEPVAAVTVSGPTYRVKDHRDELGSACVRTARLVSHDLGA from the coding sequence ATGGCCGCTGAGGCGCCGGATCCGCCAGCCGCCCGCACACTCCTCCGCGGGCTCACGTTGCTGGAGATCGTCGCGGCCGCACCCGACGGCATCAGCGTCACCGCCGTCGCCGCGGCAGCCGATCTCGACAAAGGCACCACCTCACGCCTGCTGAGCGCCTTGCGCGAGCGTGGCTACGTGCGCCAGCGCGAGAAGGATCGTCACTACACGCTCGGCGGCAGGGCGATGCGCCTGACCCAGGCGTTCCAGGTCAGCAAGGCCCACCTAAGCGACGTCGCCGGCCCCCACCTGCGCGCGCTGCGGGATCAGACGGGAGAAACGGTCCACCTCGCGGTCCGCGAGGGGGACTCGGTGGTGTACCTCGACGAGTACCAGCCGGACAGGTCGTTGTTCGTCCGCTCCTCCGTGGGGCGCCGGCTCGACCTGCGAGTGACGGCCATGGGCCGGGCCATCCTCGCTGCTCTGACTCCCCACGAGCGGGCCGCGGTGCTGGCGCGGCTGGCACCGGAGCCGGTCGAGAACCATGCCGATCTCGCCGATCTCAGCACCGAGATCGAACGGGCCGCGGCCCACGGCTGGGCCACGGTCAACCGCCACGACGACGTCATCCGGCTCGGCGCCGCCATCACCGATGCGTCAGGAGAACCCGTCGCCGCCGTCACCGTGTCCGGACCGACCTATCGCGTCAAGGACCACCGCGACGAGCTCGGCTCAGCCTGTGTCCGCACCGCTCGCCTCGTCAGCCACGACCTCGGTGCGTAG
- a CDS encoding SDR family NAD(P)-dependent oxidoreductase produces MTAGALRGKVVVVTGAAGGIGAAIASACHHAGATVRAADLRPGDVEAPWRSDLLDVTDPAATRAFAEAVAADHGGIDGLVNNAGISDKRRLENLDDATLAAIHATNLVAPVTMVRSALPALRDAASIVNISSIRARLGFSGDVAYLAAKGGLEAATRGLAVELAARGIRANAVAPGAIETDLNRQVLDDPDTLARVVGRIPLGRTGKPADVAGAVAFLLSDAAAFITGTVLDVDGGQTIYG; encoded by the coding sequence GTGACCGCCGGTGCGCTGCGGGGGAAGGTCGTCGTGGTCACCGGCGCGGCGGGTGGCATCGGCGCGGCGATCGCCAGTGCCTGCCACCATGCCGGTGCGACGGTCCGAGCAGCAGACCTGCGGCCCGGCGACGTCGAGGCTCCGTGGCGGAGCGACCTGCTCGACGTGACCGATCCCGCGGCCACCCGCGCCTTCGCCGAGGCGGTCGCGGCCGACCACGGCGGCATCGACGGCCTCGTCAACAACGCCGGCATCAGCGACAAGCGGCGTCTCGAGAACCTGGACGACGCGACGCTGGCGGCCATCCACGCGACCAATCTCGTCGCTCCCGTCACCATGGTCCGCTCCGCGCTGCCGGCGCTGCGCGATGCGGCGAGCATCGTGAACATCTCGTCCATCAGGGCGCGTCTCGGCTTCTCCGGCGACGTCGCCTACCTCGCCGCGAAGGGCGGCCTGGAGGCGGCAACCCGCGGCCTCGCCGTCGAGCTGGCGGCACGTGGCATCCGAGCCAACGCCGTGGCTCCCGGCGCCATCGAGACCGACCTGAATCGGCAGGTGCTCGACGATCCCGACACCCTCGCGCGGGTGGTGGGGCGCATCCCACTCGGCCGGACCGGGAAGCCGGCAGACGTCGCCGGCGCCGTCGCCTTCCTGCTCAGCGACGCCGCCGCGTTCATCACCGGAACCGTGCTCGACGTGGACGGCGGCCAGACGATCTACGGCTGA
- a CDS encoding RraA family protein has product MTGIYDYDVPVLDLVKRYQNLYSGAVYDVLDEMGLPHQALATDLKPVLPTMVVAGPAFTMKGIPDSAGNPELRARRIHMFTDMKATGVPLIDVRDCSFDMQAAHYGEMNATVGKSCGVVGAVIDGGCRDTAFLIRDEFPVFCRYQSPVEAYRRWSYYEWQQPVALRGALTAVVPVNPGDFVCGDLDGVVIVPKDVVVEVLEKTEDLVERENGVRAEFVSGGDPVEIYQRHGRL; this is encoded by the coding sequence GTGACCGGCATCTACGACTATGACGTTCCCGTACTCGACCTCGTGAAGCGCTACCAGAACCTGTACTCCGGCGCTGTGTACGACGTCCTGGACGAGATGGGGCTGCCGCATCAGGCGCTGGCCACCGACCTCAAACCGGTCCTGCCGACCATGGTGGTCGCCGGCCCGGCGTTCACCATGAAGGGCATCCCGGACTCCGCGGGCAACCCGGAACTGCGGGCCCGGCGCATCCATATGTTCACGGACATGAAGGCGACCGGCGTTCCGCTGATCGACGTGCGCGACTGCAGTTTCGACATGCAGGCGGCGCACTACGGCGAGATGAACGCCACGGTGGGCAAGTCGTGCGGGGTCGTGGGCGCGGTGATCGACGGCGGCTGCCGCGACACCGCGTTCCTCATCCGCGACGAGTTCCCGGTCTTCTGCCGCTACCAGTCGCCGGTCGAGGCCTACCGCCGCTGGAGCTACTACGAGTGGCAGCAGCCCGTCGCGCTTCGCGGAGCCCTCACGGCCGTCGTCCCCGTCAACCCGGGCGACTTCGTCTGCGGCGATCTCGACGGCGTCGTCATCGTGCCGAAGGACGTGGTCGTCGAGGTGCTCGAGAAGACCGAGGACCTCGTCGAGCGGGAGAACGGCGTGCGCGCGGAGTTCGTCTCGGGCGGTGACCCGGTCGAGATCTACCAGCGTCACGGCCGGCTGTGA
- a CDS encoding carbohydrate ABC transporter permease — translation MADVLMTAPARPNEATRPPAGGDGRARREALWGYGFIAPQVLGFLVFVLGPLVAVFYYSFHDYNTFTGDMSFIGVENYRELASSGTFATVLRNTAVFSLGVIPANIVLGIALAVLVNRQWPAIAFFRTAFFVPVVISLVAWSLVWDYLLQANGGLNAALDAVGIDGPNWLEDPAWAMVAVVVVQVFKVVGISMILFLAALQEVPQEVVEAARVDGAGTFAILRRITLPLISPTILLVAILATINSLKAFAQVFLLTEGGPGLSTTILGYYIYDQAFEAFKNGYASTLAVVLFVIVLALTIAQWWTRRRWVFNES, via the coding sequence ATGGCAGACGTGCTCATGACGGCGCCGGCGCGGCCGAACGAGGCGACGCGCCCGCCGGCAGGCGGGGACGGCCGGGCCCGGCGCGAAGCGCTCTGGGGCTACGGCTTCATCGCACCGCAGGTGCTGGGCTTCCTGGTGTTCGTGCTCGGGCCGCTGGTCGCCGTCTTCTATTACAGCTTCCACGACTACAACACGTTCACCGGCGACATGTCCTTCATCGGCGTGGAGAACTATCGGGAGCTCGCGTCCAGTGGGACGTTCGCCACCGTCCTGCGCAACACGGCGGTGTTCTCGCTGGGCGTCATCCCCGCCAACATCGTCCTCGGCATCGCGCTGGCCGTCCTGGTCAACCGGCAGTGGCCGGCCATCGCCTTCTTCCGGACGGCGTTCTTCGTGCCCGTCGTCATCTCGCTCGTGGCGTGGTCGCTCGTCTGGGATTACCTGCTGCAGGCCAACGGCGGGCTCAACGCGGCTCTCGACGCCGTGGGCATCGACGGCCCGAACTGGCTGGAGGATCCGGCATGGGCCATGGTCGCCGTCGTGGTCGTGCAGGTCTTCAAGGTGGTGGGGATCAGCATGATCCTCTTTCTGGCCGCTCTGCAGGAGGTGCCGCAGGAGGTGGTCGAGGCCGCCCGGGTGGACGGGGCCGGGACGTTCGCGATCCTGCGGCGCATCACGCTGCCGCTGATCAGCCCGACGATCCTGCTGGTCGCCATCCTCGCCACCATCAACTCGCTCAAGGCGTTCGCGCAGGTCTTCCTGCTCACCGAGGGCGGGCCGGGACTCTCCACGACCATCCTCGGCTACTACATCTACGACCAGGCGTTCGAGGCGTTCAAGAACGGCTACGCCAGCACGCTCGCGGTCGTGCTGTTCGTGATCGTCCTGGCCCTGACCATCGCCCAGTGGTGGACCCGCAGGAGGTGGGTCTTCAATGAGTCGTGA